One segment of Desulfosudis oleivorans Hxd3 DNA contains the following:
- the crcB gene encoding fluoride efflux transporter CrcB — protein MVSLEINRIFLVMIGGGLGAASRYGVGLMTVRLWGTRFPWGTLAVNLVGCFLIGLLFALSDRVRLLSPEMRLLLVTGYLGALTTFSTFSLETVSAGRAGLTLLPLANILINNIGGLALTLAGMWLGSLFSNIS, from the coding sequence ATGGTTTCGCTGGAAATAAACAGAATATTCCTGGTCATGATCGGTGGCGGCCTGGGCGCGGCCAGCCGTTACGGCGTGGGCCTGATGACGGTGCGGCTGTGGGGAACCCGGTTTCCCTGGGGCACCCTGGCGGTAAACCTTGTGGGCTGTTTTCTCATCGGCCTGCTGTTCGCCCTGTCCGACCGGGTGCGGCTGCTCTCCCCTGAAATGCGCCTGCTGCTGGTCACCGGTTACCTGGGCGCCCTGACCACATTTTCCACCTTTTCTTTGGAAACGGTCAGCGCCGGCCGGGCCGGCCTGACATTGCTGCCCCTGGCCAACATTCTTATAAACAACATCGGGGGCCTGGCCCTGACCCTGGCCGGCATGTGGCTGGGCAGTTTGTTCTCAAATATCTCATGA
- a CDS encoding ATP-binding protein — protein MIYRNAEKDLYVWHQKKRRKPLVIRGARQVGKSTLVRRFAEKNKLVLNEINLEQHLYLDNIFKSLDMDVILRELDALAGRRIHSPNAVLFLDEIQATPHAIAALRYFYETLPDLPVIAAGSLLEFALSNHHFSMPVGRIEYYHLGPLTFGEFLNATEPALAPYLSEFHPGTSIPLAAHEKLIKRQREHLFVGGMPEAVYAFVSENALPEVTDVHRSIAETYQDDFSKYARQKDLALMQKVFRQIPRMIGQKVKYSNISREDKSREVRAVIDLLVKARVCHQVFHGNCSGVPLLADIHENVYKLVFMDVGMAAWLTGLDWTTLQRLDGHALVNEGKLAEQFVAQHLMNPQEPPRLVYWLREAKSANAEVDFVTASGSQVIPVEVKAGKSGALKSLQQFVLHKNASLCVRFDLNLPGIQDITHTARTEGGTTPVSYRLLSLPLYLAGELPRILDELRLGKIASLAQ, from the coding sequence ATGATTTATCGAAACGCTGAAAAAGACCTGTATGTCTGGCACCAGAAAAAACGCCGCAAGCCCCTGGTCATAAGGGGTGCCCGCCAGGTGGGCAAATCCACCCTGGTGCGCCGGTTTGCCGAAAAAAACAAGCTGGTCTTAAATGAGATCAACCTGGAGCAGCACCTGTACCTGGACAATATCTTCAAGTCACTGGACATGGATGTGATACTGCGGGAGCTGGACGCCCTTGCCGGCCGCCGCATCCACTCCCCGAACGCGGTTCTGTTTTTGGACGAGATTCAGGCCACCCCCCATGCCATTGCCGCACTCCGCTATTTCTACGAAACCCTGCCGGACCTGCCGGTCATTGCCGCCGGCTCCCTGCTGGAATTTGCCCTTTCAAACCATCATTTTTCCATGCCGGTCGGCCGCATCGAATATTACCATCTGGGTCCCCTGACCTTCGGGGAATTTTTAAATGCAACAGAGCCCGCCCTGGCCCCGTATCTTTCCGAATTTCATCCCGGCACGTCCATCCCCCTGGCTGCCCATGAAAAACTGATCAAACGCCAGCGGGAACATCTGTTCGTGGGCGGAATGCCGGAGGCCGTTTATGCCTTTGTGTCGGAAAACGCCCTGCCCGAAGTCACGGATGTTCATCGCTCCATCGCCGAAACATACCAGGACGATTTTTCCAAATACGCCCGGCAAAAAGACCTGGCCCTGATGCAGAAGGTGTTCCGGCAGATTCCCCGGATGATCGGCCAGAAAGTCAAATACAGCAACATCTCCCGGGAAGATAAATCACGGGAGGTCCGGGCCGTTATCGATCTGCTGGTCAAGGCGCGGGTCTGCCACCAGGTATTTCACGGTAACTGCTCCGGGGTCCCGCTTCTGGCGGACATTCATGAAAATGTCTATAAGCTGGTGTTCATGGATGTGGGCATGGCCGCCTGGCTCACCGGGCTGGACTGGACCACCCTTCAGCGCCTGGACGGGCATGCCCTTGTCAATGAGGGAAAACTCGCGGAACAGTTTGTGGCGCAACACCTGATGAATCCCCAGGAGCCGCCCCGGCTGGTCTACTGGCTGCGGGAGGCAAAATCGGCCAACGCGGAAGTGGATTTTGTGACGGCAAGCGGCAGTCAGGTCATTCCGGTGGAAGTCAAGGCCGGCAAAAGCGGAGCCCTCAAATCCCTGCAACAGTTCGTCCTTCACAAAAACGCAAGCCTGTGTGTGCGGTTCGACCTTAATCTTCCCGGCATTCAGGACATTACCCATACCGCCCGGACGGAGGGCGGCACCACACCCGTGTCGTATCGCCTTCTTTCCCTTCCCCTGTACCTGGCCGGGGAACTGCCCCGGATTCTGGATGAACTGCGCCTGGGCAAGATTGCTTCGCTGGCGCAATGA
- a CDS encoding DUF1848 domain-containing protein: METDVKTVLSASRRTDIPAFYMEWFMAGIDRGLFEVTNPYNGVVRQVECTPESVHTIVFWSKNFGPFLDGRFGETLAGEGYHLFFNFTVNTEDRLLEPNLPPLDQRLCQLDALARRFGPERVQWRFDPICFYSAGNGGFKNNLADFPKIAKAATEAGIGRCVTSFLDLYAKVKKRAARAGVTFMEPGMEKQVEIVTRMADLLKGCGIALHTCCEKELMAGLAGNVPVTASACINGRLFMENDGGVVPVQKDRGQRAGAGCGCTESIDIGSYAQHPCYHSCLFCYANPAAVTSRHSGLRAGIQKK; encoded by the coding sequence ATGGAAACAGACGTCAAAACCGTTCTTTCCGCGTCCCGGCGCACCGATATTCCGGCCTTTTATATGGAGTGGTTCATGGCCGGGATTGACCGGGGGCTTTTTGAGGTGACCAACCCGTACAACGGGGTGGTCCGGCAGGTGGAGTGCACGCCGGAATCGGTGCACACCATTGTCTTCTGGTCCAAGAACTTCGGTCCGTTTTTAGACGGCCGGTTCGGCGAAACCCTGGCCGGCGAGGGCTACCATCTTTTTTTTAATTTCACCGTCAACACGGAAGACCGCCTGCTGGAGCCGAATCTTCCGCCGCTGGACCAGCGGCTTTGCCAGCTTGACGCGCTGGCCCGCCGGTTCGGGCCGGAGCGTGTGCAGTGGCGGTTTGACCCGATCTGTTTTTACTCCGCAGGCAACGGCGGTTTTAAGAATAACCTGGCCGACTTTCCGAAGATTGCAAAAGCCGCGACCGAAGCCGGCATCGGCCGGTGCGTGACCAGTTTTTTAGACCTTTACGCCAAGGTAAAGAAGCGGGCCGCCCGGGCCGGCGTGACTTTCATGGAACCGGGAATGGAAAAACAGGTCGAAATTGTCACGCGCATGGCGGACCTGCTGAAAGGCTGCGGCATTGCCCTGCACACCTGCTGTGAAAAAGAGCTGATGGCCGGGCTTGCCGGGAATGTGCCGGTGACGGCCAGCGCCTGCATCAACGGCAGGCTGTTCATGGAAAATGACGGCGGCGTGGTGCCGGTGCAAAAGGACCGGGGCCAGAGGGCCGGGGCCGGGTGCGGGTGCACCGAGTCGATTGATATCGGCTCTTACGCTCAGCATCCGTGTTATCACAGTTGCCTGTTCTGTTACGCAAATCCGGCGGCTGTCACATCCCGTCATTCCGGCCTCCGAGCCGGAATCCAGAAAAAATAG
- a CDS encoding saccharopine dehydrogenase family protein, producing the protein MAKVIVLGGCGAVGRVVVKTLAADDTFDEIVIGDLDLDTAKTLAGQIKGKPVSATGVNALEPETVKKAIAGCDLVVNCVGPFYKTVMPIVEAVIESGIHYVDICDDVDVTFDLLDMSPRAEAAGLTMLIGMGNSPGATNLLAKLAADHLLDETEAVDIFHAHGGEPFEGKGVIGHRFHCMSIDIPMFLDGQLQYVKFFEPDGMALRRSFDFPIVGDTMVYPYPHPEQVTLPQYLKVKQVTNRGTILPAAYYQLTMDVCRLGMADKTPIDINGVPVSPYDFATAFLIRERDRILADTGFGTQKGCTSTVVTGKKDGRRQELRFHMASASQALGEGTGIPAALGAILVQQGKVNRRGIFPPEAGVNPLDFVSLIPAVLEKESAGDPSRAAQLTIDIIDDAGKKTTMDMMDAAKMLAS; encoded by the coding sequence ATGGCAAAAGTAATTGTGCTGGGCGGATGCGGGGCCGTGGGCCGGGTGGTGGTAAAGACCCTGGCCGCGGATGATACGTTTGACGAGATTGTGATCGGGGATCTCGACCTGGACACGGCAAAAACCCTGGCCGGTCAGATAAAGGGCAAGCCGGTTTCCGCGACCGGCGTCAATGCACTTGAACCGGAAACCGTGAAAAAGGCCATTGCCGGCTGCGACCTGGTGGTCAACTGTGTGGGCCCGTTTTACAAGACCGTGATGCCCATTGTGGAGGCTGTCATCGAAAGCGGCATCCATTATGTGGACATCTGCGACGACGTGGATGTGACTTTCGATCTGCTGGACATGAGCCCCAGGGCCGAGGCCGCGGGCCTCACCATGCTCATCGGCATGGGCAACTCGCCGGGCGCCACCAACCTGCTGGCCAAACTGGCCGCCGACCACCTGCTGGACGAGACCGAGGCCGTGGACATCTTTCACGCCCACGGTGGCGAGCCTTTTGAAGGCAAGGGCGTGATCGGACACCGGTTTCACTGCATGTCCATCGACATTCCCATGTTTTTAGACGGACAGCTTCAGTATGTAAAATTTTTTGAGCCCGACGGCATGGCCCTGCGCCGGTCTTTTGATTTTCCCATTGTGGGCGACACCATGGTCTATCCCTATCCCCACCCGGAGCAGGTGACCCTGCCCCAGTATTTGAAGGTAAAGCAGGTGACCAACCGGGGCACCATTCTGCCGGCCGCCTATTATCAATTGACCATGGATGTCTGCCGGCTGGGCATGGCAGACAAAACGCCCATAGACATTAACGGCGTTCCGGTAAGCCCTTATGATTTCGCCACAGCCTTTCTGATCCGGGAGCGGGACAGGATACTTGCCGATACCGGGTTCGGCACGCAAAAGGGATGCACCTCCACGGTGGTGACCGGCAAAAAGGACGGCCGCCGCCAGGAACTGCGGTTTCACATGGCCTCGGCCTCCCAGGCCCTGGGAGAGGGCACCGGCATTCCCGCGGCCCTGGGCGCCATCCTGGTCCAGCAGGGCAAGGTAAACCGGAGGGGCATTTTCCCGCCCGAAGCCGGGGTCAACCCCCTGGATTTTGTGTCCCTGATTCCGGCGGTGCTGGAAAAAGAGAGTGCCGGTGATCCGTCCCGGGCCGCGCAGCTGACCATCGACATTATTGACGATGCCGGAAAGAAGACCACCATGGATATGATGGATGCGGCAAAAATGCTGGCTTCGTAA